One region of Brassica napus cultivar Da-Ae chromosome A10, Da-Ae, whole genome shotgun sequence genomic DNA includes:
- the LOC125579149 gene encoding PAP-specific phosphatase HAL2-like — translation MEVESLAREMETAVRVVHLASSLCVKVQEKLRLPSSTNGNGGGHVKSKDDDSPVTVADWGVQAIVSWVLAEVFGTQNLSIVAEEDTDSLSKSESLGLLDSVSNAVNEALSEAHKYGLPKPDKPLGSHDILKAIGRCNSTGGPKGRHWVLDPVDGTLGFVRGDQYAVALALIEDGKVLLGVLGCPNYPVKKEGLRNGCNQSGAGSVSKGCVMYAKRGSGQAWMQPLIPGGYPESTTLLKASTVDDPVLATVCEPVERANSNHLFTAGLANSMGVRKQPMRVYSMVKYAAIACGDAEVFMKFAQSSYKEKIWDHAAGVVIVEEAGGVVSDAGGRKLDFSKGVYLEGLDRGIIACSNTVLHDKIIGAVYASWESSSL, via the exons ATGGAGGTGGAATCCTTAGCGAGGGAGATGGAGACGGCGGTGCGTGTGGTGCACCTGGCTTCTTCTCTGTGTGTAAAAGTTCAGGAGAAGCTTCGTCTTCCTTCCTCCACTAACGGTAACGGTGGTGGCCACGTTAAGTCCAAGGATGATGATTCCCCTGTCACCGTCGCAg ATTGGGGTGTTCAAGCGATTGTGAGCTGGGTTTTAGCTGAGGTTTTTGGTACTCAGAACCTTTCTATTGTCGCTGAAGAGGACACTGATTCCCTCTCCAAGTCCGAGTCTTTAGGCCTTTTAGATTCTGTCTCCAACGCGGTAAACGAAGCATTGTCTGAAGCTCACAAATACGGTCTTCCCAAGCCAGACAAACCCTTGGGATCGCATGACATTCTAAAGGCTATTGGTCGTTGCAACTCCACTGGAGGTCCTAAGGGAAGACACTGGGTTCTTGATCCCGTCGATGGGACGTTAGGATTTGTTCGTGGCGATCAGTACGCTGTTGCTTTGGCTCTGATAGAGGACGGTAAGGTTCTGTTGGGAGTACTAGGATGTCCTAACTATCCGGTCAAGAAAGAGGGCTTACGTAACGGTTGTAACCAATCTGGAGCTGGATCAGTCTCGAAAGGGTGTGTCATGTATGCAAAGAGAGGTAGTGGTCAAGCCTGGATGCAGCCGTTGATCCCTGGTGGATATCCGGAGTCTACAACGCTTCTTAAGGCTTCGACAGTTGATGATCCGGTTTTAGCTACGGTTTGTGAGCCAGTGGAGAGAGCAAACTCTAACCACTTGTTCACCGCAGGACTTGCCAATAGCATGGGAGTTAG GAAACAGCCTATGAGAGTGTACAGCATGGTGAAGTATGCAGCGATTGCATGTGGAGACGCTGAAGTGTTCATGAAGTTTGCGCAGTCGAGTTACAAGGAGAAGATATGGGATCACGCAGCTGGAGTTGTGATTGTGGAAGAAGCTGGTGGTGTGGTGAGTGATGCGGGCGGGAGAAAGTTAGACTTCTCAAAAGGAGTTTACTTGGAAGGTCTTGACAGAGGAATCATAGCGTGTTCTAATACGGTTTTGCATGATAAGATTATAGGTGCTGTTTATGCTAGTTGGGAATCTTCTAGTCTCTGA
- the LOC106345788 gene encoding trafficking protein particle complex II-specific subunit 130 homolog: MANYLAQFQTVKNSCDRVVAAVEDVSDLWPTVKGLFEEHQPLKRALLTNNRTRNPVLVHNLPVEFILTTDARLRSRSPQEQFLFWFREPYATLLLVTCEDLDEFKNILKPRLKLIVQNDEREWFIVFVSKAHPSNDQATKSFKKVYAKLEVDFSSKKRERCCKLDIHGPNANFWEDLELKITECIRNTLDRRVLFYEDEIRKLTEQRFMPIWNFCNFFILKESLAFIFEMAHLHEDALREYDELELCYLETVNMPGKQREFGGFDSEDDKATLLKPGSKPLTQIVQDDSFREFDFRQYLFACQSRLLFKLNRPSEVSSRGYSFVISFAKALTLHESVLPFCLREVWVINACLALLDATSSHNHDGVVAPDIEKEFYRLQGDLYSLARVKFMRLGYLIGYGTDIEKSPLNSACLSMLPWPKPAVWPSLPPDASSEVLEKEKTILQATSRTKHFGIQRKPLPLEPSVLLRVANRRRASLSTGNIPEIFDGRPGFTEGSGLEASPRAPPMSRTNSSPGNFESPLDRPMRLAEIFVAAEHALRLTISDHDLLKALSSTQDFEHKYLNLTKGAAENYHRSWWKRHGVVLDGEIAAVCFKHGKYDLAANSYEKVCALYAGERWQDLLAEVLPNLAECQKNLNDHAGYMSSCVRLLSLDKGLFSPKERQAFQIEVVNLAHSEMENPVPLDVSSLITFSGSTGPPLQLCDGDPGTLPVTVWSGFPDDITLDSLSLTLVATNNTDEGGQALKSSAATVLKPGRNTITFALPPQKPGSYVLGVVTGQIGRLRFRSHSFSKGRPADTDDFMSYEKPTRPILKVSKPRALVDLASAVSSALLINEAQWIGIIVHPINYSLKGAILHIDTGPGLKIEDSYGIEMERYVETDCDAGTSKAEVSVEDSPVSPKQDSEVLNLCDGKIVFSEWASNVSSIMWVPVRALSEKLARGSSSVTPLKQDILEGMRTVALKLEFGVHHNQIFERTVAAHFTDPFDVTTRVVNKCNDGTMVMQVMLHSLVKANLIVLDAWLDLQEGFVHGKRDGRPTSTFFPLVVSPGSRAAVVFSISLDKTMSSGKDLQLPESILNIKYEINGDRTAGAHKPVDADHSGSDSERRALVFKSAIVLQRPVLDPCLTVGFLPLPSDGLRVGKLITMQWRVERLKELKGSEAVEHDEVLYEVNANSENWMIAGRKRGHVSLSEEKGSRVVISILCVPLVAGYVRPPQLSLPNVEEENVRSNPPGPHLVCVLPPLLSSSYCVPVK, from the exons ATGGCGAACTATTTGGCTCAGTTCCAGACGGTTAAGAATTCATGCGATCGCGTCGTCGCCGCCG TCGAAGATGTGTCTGATCTGTGGCCCACGGTTAAAGGTTTGTTTGAAGAACATCAGCCATTGAAAAGAGCCTTGTTGACAAACAACAGGACTCGTAACCCCGTGCTCGTTCACAACTTGCCCGTTGAATTCATACTAACTACAGACGCCAGACTTCGAAGTCGATCTCCTCAGGAGCAGTTCTTGTTCTGGTTCCGAGAACCTTATGCAACTTTACTTCTTGTCACCTGTGAG GATCTTGATGAGTTTAAAAACATTCTTAAACCACGTCTGAAATTAATTGTCCAGAACGATGAGAGGGAATGGTTTATTGTATTTGTATCTAAGGCTCACCCAAGTAATGACCAAGCTACTAAATCTTTCAAGAAAGTGTATGCTAAGCTTGAAGTTGATTTCAGTTCTAAAAAGAGAGAAAG GTGCTGTAAGCTGGATATACATGGCCCCAATGCAAATTTTTGGGAGGATCTAGAATTGAAGATTACCGAGTGCATCAGGAATACCTTGGATAGGCGCGTTCTATTCTACGAGGATGAGATACGCAAGCTCACCGAGCAGCGGTTTATGCCAATATGGAACTTTTgtaacttcttcatcctgaAG GAAAGTTTGGCTTTTATATTTGAGATGGCTCATCTTCATGAAGATGCATTACGTGAATATGATGAACTAGAGCTCTGCTATTTGGAAACAG TTAATATGCCTGGAAAACAGAGGGAATTTGGAGGATTCGACAGTGAAGATGATAAAGCTACGCTGCTGAAACCAGGAAGCAAACCATTGACACAGATTGTGCAAGATGATTCTTTTAGAGAATTCGATTTTAGACAGTATCTCTTTGCCTGTCAATCCAGG CTGTTGTTCAAGTTGAATCGTCCTTCTGAAGTTTCATCCAGGGGTTACTCTTTTGTTATCAGTTTTGCAAAGGCGTTGACCCTCCATGAG AGTGTGCTTCCCTTCTGTTTGCGGGAAGTTTGGGTAATTAATGCGTGTTTAGCGCTGCTCGATGCAACTTCTTCTCATAACCATGATGGAGTTGTTGCACCTGATATTGAGAAGGAATTCTACCGTCTTCAGGGGGATCTCTATTCTCTTGCACGGGTTAAG TTCATGAGACTTGGATATCTGATAGGATATGGAACAGACATAGAAAAAAGTCCACTGAACAG TGCTTGTCTCAGTATGCTGCCTTGGCCAAAACCGGCAGTCTGGCCATCTCTTCCACCAGATGCTTCCTCTGAGGTGCTTGAAAAAGAAAAG ACTATTCTTCAAGCAACGTCAAGGACCAAGCACTTTGGTATTCAACGGAAACCTTTACCCCTTGAACCATCTGTTCTTCTACGTGTGGCTAACAGAAGAAGGGCTTCTCTTTCTACTGGAAATATTCCTGAAATATTTGATGGCCGCCCAGGTTTTACTGAAGG ATCAGGTTTAGAAGCGTCTCCGAGAGCACCTCCCATGTCAAGAACAAATTCTTCACCTGGAAATTTTGAAAGTCCGCTAGATAGGCCTATGAGGCTTGCTGAAATTTTTGTTGCCGCTGAGCATGCACTGAGGCTTACCATTTCAGATCATGATTTGTTGAAGGCATTGTCATCTACTCAGGATTTCGAG CATAAATATCTTAATCTAACCAAAGGTGCTGCTGAAAACTATCACCGTTCTTGGTGGAAGAGACATGGAGTCGTTCTTGATGGTGAAATTGCAGCTGTATGCTTCAAGCACGGGAAATATGATTTGGCTGCAAACTCTTATGAAAAAGTTTGTGCTCTTTATGCGGGTGAAAGATGGCAAGATCTACTGGCAGAAGTCTTGCCCAATCTAGCCGAGTGTCAAAAGAATCTTAATGATCACGCTGGATACATGTCATCTTGTGTTAGGCTACTTTCGTTGGATAAGGGTTTATTCTCCCCCAAGGAGCGGCAAGCTTTTCAGATCGAGGTTGTCAATCTTGCACACAGTGAAATGGAAAACCCAGTTCCCTTAGATGTATCGTCATTGATCACATTTTCTGGAAGTACTGGCCCTCCGCTTCAGTTATGCGATGGAGACCCTGGAACTCTACCAGTTACTGTGTGGAGTGGCTTTCCTGATGATATCACCCTTGATTCGCTTAGTCTTACCTTAGTAGCCACCAACAACACCGACGAAGGCGGCCAG GCCTTAAAGAGTTCTGCTGCAACTGTGCTAAAGCCCGGAAGGAATACCATCACATTTGCTCTGCCTCCACAAAAACCTGGTTCTTATGTCTTGGGAGTTGTTACTGGTCAGATTGGGCGCTTGAGATTCAGGTCTCACAGCTTTTCGAAAGGTCGTCCTGCGGATACTGATGACTTCATGAGTTATGAAAAGCCAACCAGACCTATCCTGAAG GTTTCCAAACCAAGAGCTCTGGTTGATCTTGCTTCAGCAGTATCTTCTGCGCTGCTTATAAATGAAGCACAGTGGATTGGTATCATAGTACATCCTATAAATTACTCACTGAAAGGCGCCATCTTGCACATTGACACTGGTCCGGGGCTAAAGATTGAAGACTCATACGGCATTGAGATGGAGAGATACGTGGAAACAGATTGTGATGCTGGTACATCAAAAGCTGAAGTTTCTGTAGAAGATAGCCCTGTCTCTCCAAAACAGGATTCAGAGGTACTTAACCTCTGCGATGGTAAAATAGTTTTCTCAGAATGGGCAAGCAATGTCAGTTCTATTATGTGGGTTCCTGTTCGTGCATTGAGTGAGAAGCTTGCCAGAGGTTCATCTTCAG TCACTCCACTGAAACAAGATATTCTAGAGGGAATGAGAACTGTAGCTTTAAAACTTGAATTTGGGGTGCATCATAACCAGATATTTGAGAG AACCGTAGCGGCACATTTTACCGACCCTTTTGACGTGACTACAAGGGTCGTAAACAAATGCAACGATGGCACTATGGTCATGCAG GTTATGCTACACTCCCTTGTCAAGGCCAACTTGATAGTTCTTGATGCTTGGCTTGATCTTCAAGAAGGATTTGTTCATGGAAAAAGGGATGGAAGACCTACATCAACATTCTTTCCGCTTGTTGTGTCCCCAGGGTCTAGAGCAGCCGTTGTGTTCAGTATATCCCTAGATAAGACGATGTCCTCAG GGAAAGATTTGCAACTACCAGAGAGCATCCTGAATATCAAATATGAAATCAATGGTGATAGAACCGCTGGAGCACACAAACCAGTGGATGCAGATCACTCTGGATCTGATTCTGAAAGGAGAGCTTTGGTGTTCAAGAGTGCTATCGTTTTGCAGCGTCCAGTGCTTGATCCTTGCCTTACAGTTGGATTTCTCCCACTTCCTTCTGATGGTCTTAGGGTGGGGAAACTTATTACCATGCAGTGGAGAGTCGAGAGGTTGAAAGAACTCAAGGGAAGTGAAGCCGTAGAACAT GATGAAGTGTTATATGAAGTCAATGCAAATTCGGAGAATTGGATGATTGCGGGTAGGAAGAGAGGCCATGTGTCTCTCTCAGAAGAGAAAG GTTCAAGAGTAGTAATCTCGATACTATGTGTCCCATTAGTAGCGGGTTATGTTCGTCCTCCTCAGCTCAGTTTGCCGAACGTGGAAGAAGAAAACGTAAGAAGCAATCCACCGGGTCCTCACTTAGTGTGTGTCTTGCCTCCACTTCTCAGTTCTTCCTATTGCGTCCCTGTTAAGTAG
- the LOC106412849 gene encoding uncharacterized protein LOC106412849, whose protein sequence is MSLLLNQPSKLCLGKPVLVRSSPLGSDSFSSSLQQTPPCAIISVSPCPYADEIGNLNIKNANEHFVTHVEKDVPTEFTSILKYFRFGILGTIGSAHGWVATPLEDGRVRLQDDLNPAASYTDPKHICLPPLVTLPYCQTQLVTNVSMSSSSPEEEDCVVAIKFFGPQLSLCRPAAQSNSEWINIRIANPCFFSSRVMFSKRDGMFHIPGSGGHLIGSWDLEEHKDHPKIQTLRFHNLAELTMSKLEILHSCSTSEHLVESQTTGETFLIKWYRKTTRSFLDMPKMKTEALMVFKLDEEGNAVYTQDIGDLVIFLSRAEPFCVPASFFPGMYPNRVEIIDVDELGSVNLATGTVSTKSSTHMAPYYIPPQNI, encoded by the coding sequence atGTCTCTGCTCCTGAACCAGCCTTCCAAGCTCTGCCTTGGGAAACCTGTGTTGGTTAGGTCCTCTCCTCTTGGCTCTGATAGCTTCTCATCTTCATTGCAGCAAACCCCTCCCTGTGCTATCATATCCGTTAGCCCGTGTCCTTATGCTGACGAAATCGGAAACCTCAACATTAAGAATGCGAATGAGCATTTCGTGACTCATGTGGAAAAGGATGTGCCTACAGAGTTCACAAGCATACTAAAATACTTTCGTTTTGGTATATTGGGAACGATCGGGTCGGCCCATGGCTGGGTAGCTACTCCTCTAGAGGACGGAAGAGTCCGTCTCCAAGACGATCTAAACCCGGCTGCATCGTACACAGATCCGAAACACATTTGCCTGCCTCCTCTTGTAACTCTGCCTTATTGCCAAACCCAACTTGTCACCAACGTGTCGATGTCCTCATCATCTCCTGAGGAAGAGGACTGTGTCGTGGCTATCAAGTTCTTCGGACCTCAACTCAGCTTATGCAGGCCGGCTGCTCAAAGCAACTCCGAGTGGATCAACATCAGGATCGCAAACCCATGTTTCTTCTCCTCTCGTGTCATGTTTTCAAAGAGAGATGGCATGTTCCACATTCCCGGATCAGGAGGCCATCTCATCGGATCATGGGATCTCGAAGAACACAAGGACCATCCTAAAATTCAGACGTTGCGGTTCCACAACCTTGCTGAGCTGACTATGTCCAAACTGGAGATATTGCATTCGTGTTCCACAAGCGAACACTTGGTGGAGTCACAAACAACTGGTGAAACTTTCTTGATAAAGTGGTACAGGAAGACCACCAGGAGCTTTCTTGATATGCCCAAAATGAAAACAGAAGCTTTGATGGTGTTCAAGCTAGACGAAGAAGGAAACGCTGTTTACACTCAAGACATTGGAGATCTCGTCATTTTCCTCTCCAGGGCTGAACCTTTCTGTGTCCCTGCTAGCTTCTTTCCTGGCATGTACCCCAACAGAGTCGAAATCATTGATGTAGATGAACTCGGATCTGTCAATCTGGCTACAGGCACCGTCTCTACTAAAAGTTCTACACACATGGCCCCTTACTACATTCCACCTCAAAATATATAG
- the LOC111201237 gene encoding uncharacterized protein LOC111201237 encodes MSLLLSRLCFSKAARVPFLILSNSFSSSLLQTPPCAIISADSCGPDMGKLIISIANETDDTYLDKKVPLELMKKMGTVASSNGWVATLKDDGILRLQDDLNPVASDTNPKRIPLPPLETLPHCQTKIITNVSLSSSSPEDEDCVVAVKFLGPQISFCRPAQSNSGWTNVRIENPCFYSSRVMFSKKDEMFLMPGSGGHLIGSWDLRKRKPKTKIKRLRLRDFPELTKTKREILHSCCKSEHLVESRTTDETFLLKQYKKATSKIVKGVAQMKTEALMVFKLDQEGNAVYTNCIWGLCIFLSKAEPFCTHAGSFPGLIFNVVHVLDVDETGYVGLYSPSIHTWNSTSTVPYFIPPQNILD; translated from the coding sequence ATGTCTCTGCTTCTCAGTCGGCTCTGCTTTAGTAAAGCTGCGAGAGTACCTTTTCTTATTCTCTCTAATAGCTTCTCATCTTCCTTGCTTCAAACCCCTCCTTGTGCCATCATCTCTGCTGATTCTTGTGGACCGGATATGGGAAAACTGATCATTTCCATTGCTAATGAAACTGACGACACTTATTTGGATAAGAAAGTGCCTCTGGAGTTGATGAAGAAAATGGGAACGGTGGCTTCATCAAATGGCTGGGTAGCTACTCTCAAGGACGACGGCATATTGCGTCTCCAAGACGATCTCAACCCTGTTGCGTCTGATACAAACCCTAAACGCATCCCTTTGCCTCCCCTTGAAACTCTGCCTCATTGCCAAACCAAAATCATCACCAACGTGTCATTGTCCTCATCTTCCCCTGAGGATGAAGACTGTGTGGTGGCCGTCAAGTTCTTAGGACCTCAGATCAGCTTTTGCAGACCGGCTCAGAGCAACTCCGGGTGGACCAACGTCAGGATCGAGAACCCCTGCTTCTACTCCTCACGAGTAATGTTTTCCAAGAAAGATGAAATGTTTCTCATGCCCGGCTCTGGAGGCCACCTCATTGGATCATGGGATCTCCGAAAACGCAAGCCTAAAACAAAGATCAAGAGGTTGCGATTACGAGACTTTCCCGAGCTGACCAAGACCAAACGGGAGATTTTGCATTCGTGCTGCAAGAGCGAGCACTTGGTGGAGTCAAGAACCACGGATGAGACTTTCTTGCTTAAGCAGTACAAGAAGGCCACCTCCAAAATCGTCAAGGGTGTTGCGCAAATGAAAACAGAAGCTTTAATGGTGTTCAAACTTGACCAAGAAGGAAACGCTGTTTACACTAATTGCATTTGGGGTCTCTGCATTTTCCTCTCAAAGGCTGAACCTTTCTGTACCCATGCTGGCTCATTTCCTGGTCTCATCTTTAACGTCGTCCATGTCTTGGACGTCGACGAAACCGGCTATGTCGGACTGTACAGTCCCTCCATCCATACTTGGAATTCTACATCCACCGTCCCTTACTTTATTCCACCTCAAAATATATTAGACTAG